One Nocardiopsis gilva YIM 90087 genomic window, GCTCCCGGGCGGCAAGGTCGACCCCGGCGAGGAAGAGCTCGACGCGCTTGTCCGCGAGTGCCGCGAGGAGCTGGGCGTCGAGATCCGTCCGATCGAGCGCATCAACTACGAGGTGACCTTCCCGCCGCGCGGGGACGGCTCCGAGGCGATCCTGCGCGTGTGGACCGCCGAACTCATCGGCGATGCGGAACCGGTGGCCCTCGAACACCTCGCTCTGCGCTGGCTCAAGTCCGACGTCCTCGCCGACATCGACTGGCTCCCGGCCGACGTCCCCTTCCTCGACGCGATCCGCCCGCACCTGCGCCCCTGACGCCCGTGCCGGCGCGGTGGGGCCGCGGCACCCGGTCATGGTCGGCTGGTCAGGCTTCGCCCTTGGCAGCCTTCGACAGCTGGGGGATGATGTCGTCCATGGCCCAGCGCAGGCTCAGCGGGTTGGGCGTGGAGATCGCCATGCTGAGCCGGGCGGAGTCGAAGGGGGCGTAGCCGCCGTCGGCGACCGCGTCGACCTTCTGGAAGACCTTGTTGTCGTCCAGGTCGCGCCGCTCCTCCTCGGTGTTGAACCACATCACCAGGACATCGGCGTCGATACTGTCGGCGTCCTCCAGGCTCAACAGGCCGTAGAACTGGCCGTCGTCCACCGACAGGGCGGAGTCGTGGAAGCCCGCCGGGGTGAAGCCGAGCTGCCGCATCAGCTCGAAGCGTCCGTCGCCCTCGGTGTAGAACGCCAGGCTGTTGCTGTCGGGCATGGGAGACCCGATGGCGAACGTGGTGTCGGCGAACTCCGGATGGTCGGCGGTCAGGTCCGCGACGTAGTCGTTGGTCGCGTCGACGATCTCCTGGGCCTCGTCCTTCCGCCCGACCGCTTCGCCGATGGTGAGCGTCTGCTCCTGCCACTCGGTCGTCCACGGTTGGTCGAGGTAGGGGATGGTCGGCGCGATCTCGGAGAGCTGCTCGTACTCGCTCTCCTGCATGCCCGACTGCACACCGAGGATCAGGTCGGGGGCGAAGTTGGCGACCTGCTCGGCGGAGATGCCGTCGTCGGTGGGGAACAGCTCGGGCTTGTCGGCGCCCAGCTCCTCGATCTTCTCCAGGTCCCAGGGGAGGTAGCCGTCCTCGTCGCCGTACGTCGATTCGGCCATGCCGACGGGGACGATGCCGAGTTCCAGCAGCGTGGCCTCGTCCGACCACCCGACGGTGACGATCCGCTCGGGCTCCTTGTCGATCTCGGTCGACCCGAAGGCGTGCTCGATGGTCACCGGTGTCCAGTCGCCGTCGGCCGAGGCGTCGTCCAACGAGTCGGCGCCAGTTCCGCACCCGGTGGCGATCAGGGCGGTGGCGGCCGCCGCGGCGGCGATGACCGGGAGCTTCGCGGTGCGGTCGTGCAGGCGGGTCCGGGTGGACGTCGTTGGCATGGGGATGGGACCTCTCAGCCGGGAGATGGGGTCGGGGCCGCACAGGGACGAGCGGGGCCGTTGGCGTGCGCTGAGGCGACACCCACCCGTCGGCACCTAGTGAGGCATGCCTATCCTAAATCCGTCTTGGGGTGGTGTGGAAGTTTTGTGAGTGCGACGGTGTTACACCGCTCGGCAGAGCCCCGCATCGACCGCGCATGGCCGCGCACAACCGCGCAAACCGCGGGCGGCGCCCTGCGGATACCCCTGCTGACCAGCTCGTTTCCCAAGCTGTCCGGTATCCCGGCATAAACTGATGGACGGCCGCGGGAGTCGCGGTTCTTCCCACCACATGAGATTCGAGACTTTCGCATGTCCAGCGCCACGCACGCTGAAGGTTCCGCTCGCCGGACTGACCTTCGCAACGTCGCCATCGTCGCCCACGTCGACCATGGCAAGACCACCCTCGTCGACGCGATGCTCTGGCAGTCGGGAGCCTTTCGAGCCAACCAGGATGTCGATGACCGGGTCATGGACTCCAACGACCTGGAGCGCGAGAAGGGCATCACCATTCTCGCCAAGAACACCGCCGTCCACTACACGACGCCCGAGGGCGAGGACGTCGTGATCAACATCATCGACACCCCCGGCCACGCCGACTTCGGCGGTGAGGTCGAACGCGGCCTGTCCATGGTCGACGGTGTCGTCCTGCTGGTCGACGCGAGCGAGGGCCCCCTGCCGCAGACCCGCTTCGTCCTGCGCAAGGCCCTGGCCGCCAAGCTCCCGGTGATCCTGGTCATCAACAAGGTGGACCGGCCCGACAGCCGCATCCCCGAGGTCGTCGACGACACCTACGAGCTCTTCATGGACCTCGACGCCGACGAGTCCCAGATCGACTTCCCGATCGTCTACGCCTGCGCGCTGGACGGGAAGGCGTCCCTGGAGCGCCCGGCGAACGGTGCCGCCCCGGACAACGACGACCTGACGCCGCTGTTCCGCACCATCCTCGACACCATCCCGGCCCCCGAGTACCAGCCGGGCGCCCCGCTGCAGGCGCACGTCACCAACCTCGACGCCTCGCCGTTCCTCGGCCGCCTCGCGCTGTGCCGCGTGCGCCAGGGCGAGATCAGCAAGGGCCAGCAGGTCGCCTGGAT contains:
- a CDS encoding iron-siderophore ABC transporter substrate-binding protein; this encodes MPTTSTRTRLHDRTAKLPVIAAAAAATALIATGCGTGADSLDDASADGDWTPVTIEHAFGSTEIDKEPERIVTVGWSDEATLLELGIVPVGMAESTYGDEDGYLPWDLEKIEELGADKPELFPTDDGISAEQVANFAPDLILGVQSGMQESEYEQLSEIAPTIPYLDQPWTTEWQEQTLTIGEAVGRKDEAQEIVDATNDYVADLTADHPEFADTTFAIGSPMPDSNSLAFYTEGDGRFELMRQLGFTPAGFHDSALSVDDGQFYGLLSLEDADSIDADVLVMWFNTEEERRDLDDNKVFQKVDAVADGGYAPFDSARLSMAISTPNPLSLRWAMDDIIPQLSKAAKGEA
- a CDS encoding (deoxy)nucleoside triphosphate pyrophosphohydrolase, with the translated sequence MTETQIIVGAAIIRDGALLAAQRSQPEELFGRWELPGGKVDPGEEELDALVRECREELGVEIRPIERINYEVTFPPRGDGSEAILRVWTAELIGDAEPVALEHLALRWLKSDVLADIDWLPADVPFLDAIRPHLRP